In the genome of Hymenobacter cellulosivorans, one region contains:
- a CDS encoding T9SS type A sorting domain-containing protein → MKTSFLSTFSHRRWLLFVGLSLAGSPGYAQGDWQSVANLGGNISDVRATTTDEAGNVYLAGAFSGTVTLGSQTLTSVGGTDVFLAKWNTSGFVWAQRAGGVGDDAATAVATHSGSVYVGGTFAGATAAFGSTTLTNAGTAPTTDIFVARYTDAGSAANLNWAQQAGGTANDELNAVAATAADVYAVGSFVGSARFGNAFLTSSVSTSPDIFITKLTTTGSAGGFVWTQSAGGPGPDAATAVGVSGANVYVAGSFSNTGSFGTNLVFSAGNQDLFVTRLTDAGSTSSFAWVQRAGGANDDLATCLAVRGSGVYVAGSFASIAANFTGVILANNGNADLFVAKLNDIGTTAPVFSWAQRAGGTGFEQATALALNGSSLYVAGQFNSPLVGFGTAAALSNSQSGFFDILVAKINDLGPSNNFTWAQQAGSPQHDYAKGLAVSGARVYMVGSVTLPARFGSQQLSGTAGTTTSFLATLLDTNVITAQAEAAELAGLSLYPNPAHHRVMLQLPAGSGAAATATLLDATGRIVRSSLVTPTANGVVEVPLTGLRAGLYYVQVQLGKLRAARPLVVE, encoded by the coding sequence ATGAAAACATCTTTCCTGTCCACTTTCTCGCACCGTCGGTGGCTGCTCTTCGTGGGACTATCACTAGCCGGTTCCCCAGGCTACGCTCAGGGCGACTGGCAGTCGGTAGCCAACCTCGGCGGTAACATCTCCGATGTGCGGGCTACTACCACCGATGAAGCTGGTAACGTGTACTTGGCGGGGGCCTTCTCCGGGACTGTAACCCTGGGCAGCCAGACCCTTACCAGCGTGGGCGGCACAGATGTCTTCCTAGCCAAATGGAATACCAGCGGCTTTGTGTGGGCCCAACGGGCCGGGGGCGTGGGCGACGACGCAGCCACGGCCGTAGCCACTCACAGCGGCAGTGTGTACGTAGGCGGCACGTTTGCCGGAGCCACGGCGGCGTTTGGCAGCACCACGCTCACCAATGCCGGCACCGCGCCAACCACCGATATTTTCGTGGCCCGCTATACCGACGCGGGTTCGGCCGCCAATCTTAACTGGGCCCAGCAGGCCGGCGGAACCGCCAACGACGAGCTGAACGCCGTGGCCGCTACAGCCGCCGATGTATACGCCGTGGGCTCATTTGTGGGCTCCGCCCGCTTCGGCAACGCATTTCTAACCAGCTCCGTAAGCACCAGCCCCGATATATTCATCACCAAGCTTACAACTACCGGCAGCGCAGGCGGCTTCGTTTGGACCCAAAGCGCGGGCGGCCCCGGCCCCGATGCCGCTACGGCTGTGGGCGTCAGCGGGGCCAACGTGTACGTGGCCGGCAGCTTCAGCAACACCGGCAGCTTCGGTACCAACCTGGTATTCAGCGCCGGCAACCAGGACCTGTTTGTAACGCGCCTGACCGATGCGGGCAGCACCAGCAGCTTCGCCTGGGTGCAGCGTGCGGGCGGCGCCAACGACGACCTGGCCACCTGCCTGGCCGTGCGGGGCAGCGGGGTATACGTGGCCGGCAGTTTCGCCAGTATTGCCGCCAATTTCACCGGTGTTATTCTGGCCAACAACGGCAATGCCGACTTATTCGTGGCGAAGCTCAACGATATAGGCACCACGGCACCGGTCTTTAGCTGGGCCCAGCGGGCCGGGGGGACTGGCTTCGAGCAGGCCACGGCGCTGGCCCTGAATGGCAGCAGCCTCTATGTAGCCGGGCAGTTCAACAGCCCGCTGGTTGGCTTTGGCACCGCCGCGGCGCTGTCGAACAGCCAGAGCGGCTTCTTCGATATTCTGGTGGCTAAAATCAACGACCTGGGTCCGAGCAATAACTTTACCTGGGCCCAACAGGCTGGCAGTCCGCAGCACGATTATGCCAAGGGCCTGGCTGTATCGGGGGCGCGGGTGTATATGGTCGGGAGTGTCACGTTGCCGGCCCGCTTCGGCAGCCAACAGCTTTCGGGCACGGCCGGCACCACTACCTCTTTCCTGGCTACACTGCTGGATACCAACGTCATTACGGCCCAGGCCGAGGCAGCAGAGCTGGCTGGCCTGAGCCTCTACCCCAACCCGGCCCACCACCGCGTGATGCTACAGCTGCCGGCCGGCTCAGGAGCCGCGGCCACTGCCACCCTGCTTGATGCCACCGGCCGAATCGTGCGCAGCAGCTTGGTGACGCCCACGGCCAACGGGGTGGTGGAAGTGCCCCTGACCGGACTGCGGGCCGGCCTGTATTACGTGCAGGTGCAGCTCGGGAAGCTGCGCGCCGCCCGGCCGTTGGTAGTCGAGTAG
- a CDS encoding alpha-amylase family glycosyl hydrolase produces MKQHFLQLLLAAALLPLGATAQSITRVNPTNWWTGMKNGNVQLLIYGPQAGTLSYTISYPGVKLLKASTVENPNYAFLDLAIAASAKPGTVSIIGKKGTQTVTQKWELLARDNRPKGQGVTQADLIYLAMPDRFANGDPSNDKFADMADPNSDRANPFFRHGGDLQGAAQRIGYLKDLGVTAVWFTPVLENNQGLTNEGGTMRSAYHGYGFTDHYNVDRRLGGNAAYKAYVEQAHAAGLKVVQDAVYNHVGNNHWFIKDLPMKNWVHQWPTYTNTSYRQQPITDPHAAQIDRAVTLNGWFVPFLPDLDQQNPYVANFLIQHAIWSVETFGVDAWRIDTYMYNDQPFMNRCNAALLAEYPKIHIFGESSVTSTVDQAYYVKNKIDFPFKSNQPGGLDFVLEGSMLAGLKEVGTPAATGWDNGPQRVYQALAQDAVYQDPTKLVTFIDNHDHNRFLSEVGEDFDRYKIGLTWLLTTRGIPSLYYGTEILMKKFKDPTDAEVRKDFPGGWPGDKEDKFTAAGRSAKENEAFQFVKTLATYRKTHPALHSGQLMQYLPENGLYVYFRYDATGTVMVATNTTDKPATLPTARFSERLSGFSKARNVLTDEPIASLTTLQLPAKTALVLELGK; encoded by the coding sequence ATGAAACAACATTTTTTACAGCTGCTGCTAGCCGCCGCACTGCTGCCCTTGGGCGCCACGGCCCAGTCGATTACCCGCGTAAACCCAACCAACTGGTGGACGGGCATGAAAAACGGCAACGTGCAGCTGCTCATCTACGGGCCCCAGGCCGGCACGCTGAGCTATACCATCAGTTATCCGGGCGTCAAGCTACTGAAGGCCAGTACGGTGGAAAACCCGAACTACGCTTTTCTCGACCTGGCTATTGCCGCCTCCGCCAAGCCTGGTACGGTCAGCATCATCGGCAAAAAGGGCACCCAGACCGTAACCCAGAAGTGGGAGCTGCTGGCCCGCGACAACCGCCCCAAGGGCCAGGGAGTGACGCAGGCCGACCTGATTTACCTGGCCATGCCTGACCGGTTTGCCAACGGGGACCCCTCAAACGACAAGTTTGCCGATATGGCCGACCCCAACTCGGACCGCGCCAACCCGTTCTTCCGCCACGGCGGCGACCTGCAGGGTGCGGCCCAGCGCATCGGCTACCTCAAGGACCTGGGCGTGACGGCCGTGTGGTTTACGCCCGTGCTGGAAAACAACCAGGGCCTGACCAACGAGGGCGGCACCATGCGCTCGGCTTACCACGGCTACGGTTTCACCGACCATTACAATGTGGACCGGCGCCTGGGCGGCAACGCGGCGTACAAGGCCTACGTGGAGCAGGCCCACGCTGCGGGCCTCAAGGTGGTGCAGGACGCGGTGTACAACCACGTGGGCAACAACCACTGGTTTATCAAGGACTTGCCCATGAAAAACTGGGTTCACCAGTGGCCCACTTACACCAACACCAGCTACCGGCAGCAGCCCATCACCGACCCCCACGCCGCCCAGATTGACCGGGCCGTGACGCTCAACGGCTGGTTTGTACCCTTCCTGCCCGACCTCGACCAGCAGAATCCTTACGTGGCCAACTTTCTGATTCAGCACGCCATCTGGTCGGTGGAGACCTTCGGGGTGGATGCCTGGCGCATTGATACCTACATGTACAACGACCAGCCCTTCATGAACCGCTGCAATGCGGCGTTGCTAGCCGAGTACCCCAAGATTCACATCTTCGGTGAGTCGTCGGTGACCAGCACCGTGGACCAGGCCTACTACGTCAAGAACAAGATTGACTTTCCGTTCAAGTCCAACCAGCCCGGCGGGTTGGATTTCGTGCTGGAAGGCTCCATGCTGGCCGGCCTCAAGGAAGTGGGCACGCCCGCTGCTACCGGTTGGGACAACGGGCCCCAGCGCGTGTACCAGGCCCTGGCCCAGGACGCCGTGTACCAGGACCCGACCAAGCTCGTCACCTTTATCGATAACCATGACCACAACCGGTTTTTGTCGGAAGTAGGCGAGGACTTCGACCGGTACAAAATCGGGCTGACCTGGCTGCTGACTACCCGCGGCATTCCGAGCCTATACTACGGCACCGAAATCCTGATGAAAAAATTCAAGGACCCCACCGATGCCGAGGTCCGCAAGGACTTTCCCGGCGGCTGGCCCGGCGACAAGGAAGACAAGTTCACCGCCGCTGGCCGCTCGGCCAAGGAGAACGAGGCCTTCCAGTTTGTGAAAACCCTGGCTACCTACCGCAAAACTCACCCCGCGCTGCACAGCGGCCAGCTGATGCAATACCTGCCCGAAAACGGCCTTTACGTATACTTCCGCTACGATGCTACCGGCACCGTGATGGTCGCCACCAACACCACCGACAAGCCAGCCACGCTGCCCACGGCCCGCTTCTCGGAGCGCCTTAGCGGCTTCAGTAAGGCCCGCAACGTGCTGACTGACGAGCCCATTGCCAGCCTGACGACGCTGCAGCTGCCGGCTAAAACCGCTCTGGTCCTGGAGCTCGGAAAGTAG
- a CDS encoding NAD(P)-dependent oxidoreductase has translation MSALTTIGWIGLGNMGTPMSQRLLSAGYPVFVYNRSPEKTTALRDLGATVATSPAALLAETDVVFLMVSDDQAVRELFTGSEGLLQARATGKLLINMSTVSPGVSREVAALCQAQGHTYLDAPVSGSVKQAESGQLVIMVGGEESGFTQAQPLFQHLGKLARHLGPTGNGNLAKLAMNTLLGFQAQGLAEALLFAQQHQLKTDDLMELINNSALSSVFIKLKGEAVQADNYAAAFALKLLAKDLRLAQAEGLATPLAETVVQTFQQAEPALGDEDVIAILKHLKRR, from the coding sequence ATGAGTGCATTAACCACCATCGGCTGGATTGGGCTAGGAAACATGGGCACCCCCATGTCGCAGCGGCTGCTGAGTGCCGGCTACCCGGTTTTCGTCTATAATCGAAGCCCGGAAAAGACAACCGCCCTGCGCGACCTGGGCGCTACCGTGGCCACTTCTCCGGCGGCCCTGCTAGCCGAAACGGACGTCGTGTTCCTGATGGTTTCCGATGACCAGGCCGTGCGGGAGCTGTTTACTGGTTCCGAGGGACTGTTGCAGGCTCGGGCCACTGGTAAGCTGCTGATTAACATGAGCACCGTGTCGCCGGGCGTAAGTCGGGAAGTAGCCGCGCTGTGCCAGGCCCAGGGCCACACTTACCTTGATGCCCCGGTATCGGGCAGCGTTAAGCAGGCCGAGTCGGGCCAACTGGTAATTATGGTGGGCGGCGAGGAAAGCGGCTTTACCCAGGCCCAGCCCCTGTTTCAGCACCTGGGCAAGCTGGCCCGCCACCTGGGTCCTACCGGCAACGGCAACCTGGCTAAGCTGGCTATGAACACCCTGCTGGGTTTTCAGGCCCAGGGTCTGGCCGAGGCCCTGCTGTTTGCCCAGCAGCACCAGCTCAAAACTGACGACCTAATGGAGCTGATTAACAACAGCGCCCTGAGCAGCGTCTTTATCAAGCTCAAAGGCGAGGCCGTGCAGGCCGATAATTACGCGGCGGCCTTTGCCCTGAAGCTGCTGGCCAAGGACTTACGCCTGGCTCAGGCCGAAGGCTTGGCTACGCCCCTGGCCGAAACCGTCGTTCAGACCTTCCAGCAAGCCGAACCCGCCCTGGGCGACGAGGATGTAATAGCTATCCTCAAGCACCTGAAGCGTCGGTAA
- a CDS encoding DUF5686 and carboxypeptidase-like regulatory domain-containing protein: MKFLALLVLLLNLRVLPTAAQRLVVSGQVVEASTGEPVPFASVFVPRTTTGATADAEGRFKLAVAAAPDSIAASALGFATQRLKLSSAAEQTVLFRLKTDSRVLAEVVVHARQPENPAFRILREVQKHKPQNARTALQAAEYDSYNRIETSLIELPQRLAKRKVIQDIRQLAVRQGATAAADPDAPLPIFASEVSSRVYQTYSPLRRREDLLHRQMRGAAPREGSVASELLGANFQNFDFYPNWQNILGKDFISPLAEGSRLTYDYELQDSVFVGPDWCYRIAVTPKRAHDLAFKGTVWITAESYALRRADLVASPEANLNFVSDLRIFQELTSPTDGPGLPVRTKLVVSVRPARKQVATQLRFTTVNSHFVRNRVHAEPDFYDQSIVAASLESTETDANPAGVPGYFDQHRPDTLSLAEQQTFAVLDSARQLPSVRNVLDWVELLVNGYKRVGRWELGPILNTYAHNDYEGSRIRVGFRTTSDISRDWVTQGYLAYGTLDERLKYGLKTSFIAERRHWSVLSAEYRHDVEQVALLDNDFLPDNNLFLAAARWGRFAQGRPILRNLYAVSGQRDLFRGFTQTLTLRHQDIKPLHDFAYYATDDHGPAAPLGHHLTLSELVLESRYARDENLVQSDNRRRSIGLKRWPIVTFRYTLGFRNIFTPRTPPAYQKFNLLLTHSVSAGQLGRLNYRLEGSYIPDAVPYLVLKTPLGNQTPFYNANAFNLMNYFEFVTDRSVSLRLDHHFQGLLLNSLPGIRALNWRLVGTANVLYGGLSANNRVQPRYDQEGHALPGVPTLDRQPYLEAGYGIENICKFVRVDFMHRLTYRHHPNADNFGIKVGAQFRL; this comes from the coding sequence ATGAAATTTCTTGCTTTACTAGTATTACTCCTGAATCTGCGTGTATTGCCAACTGCTGCCCAACGCCTCGTCGTGAGCGGGCAAGTGGTCGAAGCTAGTACCGGGGAGCCCGTACCGTTTGCCTCCGTCTTCGTTCCAAGAACTACGACCGGCGCTACCGCCGACGCCGAGGGCCGCTTCAAACTGGCCGTAGCTGCCGCCCCCGATTCCATTGCCGCTTCGGCTTTGGGCTTCGCTACCCAGCGCCTGAAGCTCAGTTCGGCCGCCGAGCAAACCGTGCTGTTCCGCCTCAAAACCGACAGCCGGGTGCTGGCCGAAGTAGTGGTGCACGCCCGTCAGCCCGAAAACCCGGCCTTCCGCATTCTGCGCGAAGTGCAGAAACACAAGCCCCAAAACGCTCGCACGGCGTTGCAGGCTGCCGAGTACGACTCCTACAACCGCATCGAAACCAGCCTGATCGAATTGCCCCAGCGCCTGGCTAAGCGCAAGGTCATCCAGGACATCCGCCAGCTGGCCGTGCGCCAGGGTGCCACGGCCGCTGCCGACCCCGACGCACCCCTGCCCATTTTTGCGTCGGAAGTCAGCTCGCGGGTGTACCAGACCTACTCGCCCCTGCGCCGCCGGGAAGATTTGTTGCACCGGCAGATGCGCGGGGCTGCCCCCCGGGAAGGCTCGGTGGCCTCGGAGCTGCTGGGCGCCAACTTTCAGAACTTCGACTTCTACCCCAACTGGCAGAATATCCTGGGCAAGGACTTCATTTCGCCCCTGGCCGAGGGTAGCCGCCTGACCTACGACTACGAGCTACAGGATTCGGTCTTTGTGGGCCCGGACTGGTGCTACCGAATTGCCGTAACACCCAAGCGCGCCCACGATTTGGCCTTTAAAGGCACCGTCTGGATTACGGCCGAAAGCTACGCCCTGCGCCGCGCCGACCTGGTAGCCAGCCCCGAGGCCAACCTGAATTTTGTCAGCGACCTGCGCATTTTTCAGGAACTGACCTCGCCTACCGACGGCCCCGGGCTGCCGGTGCGCACCAAGCTGGTCGTGAGCGTGCGGCCGGCCCGCAAGCAGGTAGCCACGCAGCTGCGCTTTACCACCGTAAATAGCCACTTCGTGCGCAACCGGGTGCACGCCGAGCCGGATTTCTACGACCAGTCCATCGTCGCGGCTTCTCTTGAATCAACCGAAACAGACGCCAACCCGGCCGGCGTGCCGGGCTACTTCGACCAGCACCGGCCCGACACGCTCAGTCTGGCCGAGCAGCAGACCTTTGCCGTGCTCGACTCGGCCCGGCAGCTGCCCTCGGTGCGCAATGTGCTGGACTGGGTGGAGCTGCTCGTGAACGGCTACAAGCGCGTGGGCCGCTGGGAGTTGGGCCCGATTTTGAACACCTACGCCCACAATGACTATGAAGGCAGCCGCATCCGGGTGGGCTTCCGCACCACGTCCGATATCAGCCGCGACTGGGTGACGCAGGGCTACCTGGCCTACGGTACCCTGGACGAGCGCCTGAAGTACGGGCTGAAAACCAGCTTTATAGCCGAGCGCCGTCACTGGTCGGTGCTCAGCGCCGAATACCGCCACGACGTGGAGCAGGTGGCCTTGCTCGACAACGACTTTCTGCCCGACAACAACCTGTTTCTGGCCGCCGCCCGCTGGGGCCGCTTCGCCCAGGGCCGGCCCATTCTGCGCAACCTCTACGCCGTGTCCGGGCAGCGCGACCTGTTCCGGGGCTTTACCCAAACCCTGACCCTGCGCCACCAGGACATCAAGCCCCTGCACGACTTTGCCTACTACGCCACCGACGACCACGGCCCCGCCGCCCCGCTGGGCCACCATCTGACCTTGTCGGAACTGGTGTTAGAATCGCGCTACGCCCGGGACGAAAACCTGGTGCAGAGCGACAACCGCCGCCGCTCCATCGGGCTAAAGCGCTGGCCAATAGTGACGTTTCGCTACACGCTGGGCTTCCGCAATATATTCACCCCACGCACGCCGCCGGCCTACCAGAAGTTCAACCTGCTGCTGACCCATAGCGTGTCGGCTGGGCAGCTGGGGCGCCTCAACTACCGCCTGGAGGGCAGCTACATTCCCGACGCAGTACCTTACCTGGTGCTGAAAACCCCGCTTGGCAACCAGACGCCCTTCTATAACGCCAACGCCTTCAACCTGATGAACTACTTCGAGTTCGTCACTGACCGTAGCGTGTCCTTGCGGCTGGATCATCACTTCCAGGGTTTGCTGCTCAACAGCCTGCCTGGTATCCGGGCCCTGAACTGGCGGCTGGTGGGCACGGCCAACGTGCTCTATGGGGGCCTCTCGGCCAACAACCGCGTGCAGCCCCGCTACGACCAGGAGGGCCACGCCCTGCCCGGGGTGCCGACCCTGGACCGGCAGCCCTACCTGGAAGCCGGCTACGGCATCGAGAACATCTGCAAGTTTGTCCGGGTCGACTTTATGCATCGCCTCACCTACCGCCACCATCCGAATGCCGACAACTTCGGCATCAAAGTCGGCGCCCAGTTCCGGCTCTAA
- a CDS encoding T9SS type A sorting domain-containing protein, translated as MKSMVTLLCAWLLTGTAALAQWQTLNVTNSPLHSNVVREVAIDSDGSQWIATQRALQHLSGTTWTTFTAANGLPSSNVVSLAVRNGIVWVGTDKGLSRFDGTTWTYFNDPTKLPVGRFGGNDLTITELVISSTGTVWMAGSRGIARFDGITWTKFNSSNSSLKEEAVTSLALDETVNMLWIGTNCNSTNSGLYGLNTLNFSFRYHKLTGNNCVHGVAVNNLGAVVIGTCNTSMLLTLDNGWLSTPTPSSCVALGGMAPDPSNPARVWVATESFGTAGTAPRGLLVYDSNSNTVVQQFNMANSALPTNLLSSVALQQTGGRLKVWVGTADQGLAVYETVVTAQRAPETKLALTMVPNPASATVEVRADLPRYALTVYDTAGRLLHQEQVLGRQSVQLAVQSWPRGLYHVRLTAGEEVRTGHFSKE; from the coding sequence ATGAAATCCATGGTTACCCTTCTTTGCGCCTGGCTGCTGACCGGCACGGCGGCCCTGGCCCAGTGGCAAACCCTGAACGTGACTAACTCGCCCCTGCACAGCAACGTGGTGCGGGAAGTAGCCATTGATTCCGACGGCAGCCAGTGGATTGCCACCCAGCGCGCCCTGCAACACCTGAGCGGCACCACCTGGACGACTTTTACGGCCGCCAACGGGCTGCCCTCCAGCAACGTGGTGAGCCTGGCCGTGCGCAACGGCATCGTGTGGGTGGGTACCGACAAGGGCCTGAGCCGCTTCGACGGCACCACCTGGACCTACTTCAACGACCCGACCAAGCTACCCGTGGGCCGGTTCGGAGGCAATGACCTGACTATTACCGAGCTGGTAATCAGCAGCACGGGCACGGTGTGGATGGCCGGCAGCCGGGGCATAGCCCGCTTCGACGGCATTACCTGGACCAAATTCAACAGCTCAAACTCCAGCCTGAAGGAAGAGGCCGTAACCTCCCTGGCCCTGGACGAAACCGTGAACATGCTCTGGATTGGCACCAACTGCAACAGCACCAACAGCGGCTTGTATGGGCTAAACACGCTCAATTTCTCCTTCCGCTACCATAAACTGACCGGTAACAACTGCGTGCACGGCGTGGCCGTCAACAACCTGGGCGCCGTGGTAATAGGCACCTGCAACACCAGCATGCTGCTGACCCTGGATAACGGCTGGCTGAGCACCCCCACGCCTAGCAGCTGCGTGGCCCTGGGCGGCATGGCCCCCGACCCCAGCAACCCGGCCCGCGTGTGGGTAGCCACCGAAAGCTTCGGCACGGCCGGAACTGCCCCCAGGGGCCTGCTGGTGTACGATTCCAACAGCAACACCGTGGTGCAGCAGTTCAACATGGCTAACTCGGCCTTGCCCACCAACCTGCTTTCCTCGGTGGCTTTGCAGCAAACCGGGGGCCGGCTCAAGGTCTGGGTAGGCACCGCCGACCAGGGCCTGGCCGTGTACGAAACCGTCGTGACGGCGCAACGAGCTCCCGAAACCAAGCTGGCCCTGACCATGGTGCCCAACCCGGCCTCCGCGACGGTGGAAGTGCGCGCCGACCTGCCCCGCTACGCCCTGACCGTGTACGACACGGCCGGCCGCCTGCTGCACCAGGAGCAGGTACTTGGCCGCCAATCGGTGCAACTGGCAGTGCAGTCCTGGCCCCGGGGCCTCTACCACGTGCGCCTCACAGCCGGTGAAGAAGTACGCACGGGCCATTTCAGCAAAGAGTAA